A window of Lepidochelys kempii isolate rLepKem1 chromosome 1, rLepKem1.hap2, whole genome shotgun sequence contains these coding sequences:
- the LOC140905798 gene encoding natural killer cells antigen CD94-like, whose product MSEQSVTFVDLRFHTPAEQKRKRRPKHARVTESPPSSQWLLTVILGLLCLALVVTASIWGAMVLQASHQVRRQNEELVQKQAILKNFTQLQETLKNCMQQRDELQANNTELSNVLNKKVDKCSSCPEGWIQHRGKCYHFTSERSSWHKSKKYCLSHGSRLLRIENKEELDFINRWACFHWIGLLRKGAATSWMWEDGTAHSTDLFQVKKQEPGESCVLLNAGEATSYNCTQEYRCICEKRAA is encoded by the exons ATGAGTGAGCAGTCAGTGACCTTTGTGGACCTCAGATTTCATACTCCTGCAGAGCAGAAGAGAAAACGAAGACCAAAGCATGCCAGGGTCACAG AATCTCCTCCATCTTCACAGTGGCTCCTTACAGTGATCCTGGGGCTCCTCTGCCTGGCTTTGGTAGTAACTGCAAGCATTTGGGGTGCCATGG TTCTCCAGGCTTCCCATCAAGTGAGAAGACAGAATGAGGAACTTGTCCAGAAACAGGCTATTCTGAAAAACTTCACTCAATTGCAGGAAACTCTGAAAAACTGCATGCAGCAAAGAGACGAACTCCAAGCCAATAACACAGAACTCTCAAATGTTCTGAATAAGAAAG TAGATAAATGCAGCTCTTGCCCTGAGGGCTGGATACAGCATAGAGGGAAGTGTTACCATTTTACTAGTGAAAGGAGCTCCTGGCACAAGAGTAAAAAATACTGCTTGTCTCATGGGTCTAGACTGCTGAGGATAGAGAACAAGGAAGAACTG GATTTCATAAACAGATGGGCGTGTTTTCACTGGATTGGACTATTACGGAAGGGAGCTGCTACAAGCTGGATGTGGGAGGATGGCACAGCTCATTCCACTGACCT GTTCCAAGTAAAGAAGCAAGAGCCTGGAGAGTCCTGTGTACTTCTGAATGCAGGAGAAGCCACCTCCTATAACTGTACACAAGAATATCGCTGTATTTGTGAGAAGAGAGCTGCTTAG